A genomic stretch from Pseudomonas alkylphenolica includes:
- a CDS encoding LysE family translocator, whose translation MTQYSLFCAALLVVYLVPGPDMFLLLNTGASEGRRQALMTALGLALARAAHVSLAALGLAALLRSHPWAFDLLSIAGGLYLAWLGWQLLCAPVTPLPASTDITRRCGHWSAALKKGLLTNLLNPKALLFCSVLLPQFISQEAGPVGHQFAILGTVLVVVGLVFDSFYALSGDRIGRWLAASPWKQKLQNRLFGTLLIGFGARLVLLRELAG comes from the coding sequence ATGACTCAATACAGCTTGTTTTGCGCAGCCCTTCTGGTGGTTTACCTGGTGCCGGGGCCGGACATGTTCCTGCTGCTCAATACCGGCGCCAGCGAAGGCCGACGTCAGGCACTGATGACCGCGCTGGGCCTGGCCCTGGCCCGCGCGGCGCATGTCAGCCTGGCAGCCCTGGGCCTGGCCGCCCTGCTGCGCAGCCACCCCTGGGCGTTTGATCTGCTCAGCATCGCCGGCGGCCTGTACCTGGCATGGCTCGGCTGGCAGCTGCTGTGCGCGCCAGTCACCCCATTGCCAGCGAGCACTGATATCACACGCCGCTGCGGCCATTGGTCTGCGGCGCTGAAGAAAGGCCTGCTGACCAACCTGCTCAACCCCAAGGCGCTGCTGTTCTGTTCAGTGCTGCTGCCACAGTTCATCAGCCAGGAGGCAGGTCCGGTCGGACATCAGTTCGCAATTCTCGGTACGGTGCTGGTGGTCGTTGGCCTGGTTTTTGACAGTTTCTATGCCCTGAGCGGTGATCGCATCGGCCGCTGGCTGGCCGCCAGCCCGTGGAAACAAAAGCTGCAAAACCGCCTGTTCGGCACCTTGCTGATCGGCTTCGGCGCGCGCCTGGTGCTGCTGCGTGAGCTGGCGGGCTGA
- a CDS encoding Lrp/AsnC family transcriptional regulator, whose amino-acid sequence MTLDAFDRKILDALQRNARLSNVELAELIGLSPSPCLRRVRLLEEAGLIKGYAAQLDRDEVGLGLTVFVGVKVERHHEPAAQAFQQAVLALPEVIAAHLVSGESDFLLQVVVPDLRSYERFLIDTLLKLPGVSDIRSNFAIQTVKPHGPLPLTHLQA is encoded by the coding sequence ATCACCCTGGATGCTTTTGACCGCAAGATTCTCGATGCCCTGCAGCGCAACGCGCGCCTGAGTAATGTCGAATTGGCCGAACTGATCGGCCTGTCACCGTCACCCTGTCTGCGCCGGGTGCGGTTGCTGGAGGAGGCGGGGCTGATCAAGGGCTATGCGGCCCAGCTGGACCGTGATGAAGTGGGCCTGGGCCTGACGGTGTTTGTCGGGGTCAAGGTCGAGCGTCATCACGAGCCGGCGGCCCAGGCCTTTCAGCAGGCGGTACTGGCGTTACCGGAAGTCATTGCTGCGCACCTGGTGTCCGGCGAGTCGGATTTTCTCCTGCAGGTGGTGGTGCCGGACCTGCGCAGTTATGAGCGCTTTCTGATCGACACATTGCTCAAACTGCCGGGGGTGAGCGATATTCGCAGCAACTTTGCCATCCAGACGGTTAAGCCTCATGGGCCCTTGCCGCTGACTCATCTGCAGGCTTGA
- a CDS encoding glyoxalase superfamily protein, which produces MQLAPAIPVLRIFCVEKAKEFYLDFLGFTLDWEHRFEPELPLYAQVRRDGLILHLSEHHGDATPGSTVFARVEDIVALQNELTDKRYSYSRPEAIHVGWGLQMEIADPFGNRLRFCQQIEG; this is translated from the coding sequence CTTCTGCGTCGAAAAAGCCAAGGAGTTCTACCTGGACTTTCTCGGTTTCACCCTGGACTGGGAACACCGTTTCGAGCCCGAACTGCCCCTGTATGCCCAGGTGCGCCGTGACGGGCTGATCTTGCACCTGAGCGAACATCATGGCGATGCCACTCCCGGCTCGACAGTGTTTGCCCGCGTCGAGGACATCGTCGCCTTGCAGAACGAGCTGACAGACAAGCGCTACAGCTATTCCCGCCCTGAAGCGATCCACGTCGGCTGGGGCCTGCAGATGGAGATCGCCGATCCGTTCGGCAATCGTCTGCGTTTCTGTCAGCAGATCGAAGGCTGA